One Campylobacterota bacterium DNA window includes the following coding sequences:
- the ccsA gene encoding cytochrome c biogenesis protein CcsA: MNKILSLLGSMKTMAVLMLIFAVSIGYATFIENDYGTMSAKADVYNARWFEVLLALLALNLTINIVNFKMARREKALVLLFHVAFLIILVGAAVTRYIGYEGMMHIREGEKNDAITSAEPYITFSVLKGDNTYTFEEPLFLSKRSANDFERTLDVGGESVSVKLEAYMGDASYEMVADPAGKPVIELMVTGAAGAQQVQLVQGEFVEANDVVIDFGSGKTFEKPVVALSVENDQPYLTTPQPLMTLSMDTQQSAPLAGGKHLFAGRTLYQSPQSGFVMRSFLPKAVKKLVSLPAKGPMMKGSDALTLSFTKGGERAQALVMGTPGEIGEAVQVKLGEMMIQASYGSIERKLPFAVALRDFQLERYPGSMSPSSYASEVTVIDEANQKEFDFRIYMNHVLDYQGYRFFQSSYDQDELGTVLSVNRDPGTLITYIGYLLLAIGLFGVLFVKTGRFNALGEKLKSINAQKTAASLLIALMAFGSTDAVASDESNPVIQTAKAFDKAHADQFGRLVVQDASGRMKPMDTLTHEILAKLGRSDTFMGLTSNQVVLGMMLRPDAWREIAMIRTGDKEINKLIGLPENAKTAAFSQFFEFPDEIAGYKLAKLVDEANRKSPGKRDKLDKALLQVDERVNVAYMVYTGSLVRMWPRPNDKNHKWDATIEALQTLQPKEGEVVRLLAIGYFSSIDAAIKSGDWKQADEALARIDKYQRFVGASVYPADMKLKAEIFYNKANIFEQLWPLYFVVGFLLLILSFVKILKPSFAMAWFTKMSFGLLVLFFAAHTVGLAIRWYISGHAPWSNGYESMIYIGWATVLAGFIFSRRSVMTMAATSILTGLILFVAHLNWMDPQVTNLVPVLQSYWLSIHVSMITASYGFLGLGALLGMITLLLFVFKRGENAGRLNLAIKELNAINEMSLIIGLVLLTVGNFLGGVWANESWGRYWGWDPKETWALVTILVYAVVIHLRFIKGAYSDYVFSVVSLLAFTSVLMTYFGVNYYLAGLHSYAKGDPVPVPDFVPVTYAVIAIVIAMAYPKRKTA, translated from the coding sequence ATGAATAAAATACTCTCCCTTCTGGGGTCCATGAAAACGATGGCCGTTTTGATGCTGATTTTCGCCGTCTCAATCGGCTATGCGACCTTCATCGAAAACGACTACGGCACCATGAGTGCGAAAGCCGACGTTTACAACGCGCGCTGGTTCGAAGTGCTCCTGGCACTTCTGGCGCTTAATCTGACGATCAACATTGTCAATTTCAAAATGGCACGGCGCGAAAAAGCGCTGGTGCTTTTGTTCCACGTCGCTTTTTTGATTATCCTTGTCGGCGCGGCGGTGACCCGTTACATCGGATATGAGGGGATGATGCACATCCGCGAAGGGGAAAAGAACGACGCGATTACCAGCGCGGAGCCCTACATTACGTTTTCGGTTCTCAAAGGCGACAATACCTACACGTTCGAAGAGCCTCTTTTTCTCTCCAAGCGTTCAGCCAACGATTTCGAGCGGACGCTTGACGTCGGCGGTGAATCGGTGAGCGTCAAGCTCGAAGCTTACATGGGCGACGCGTCGTACGAGATGGTCGCCGATCCGGCCGGCAAGCCCGTTATCGAGCTGATGGTAACGGGTGCGGCGGGGGCCCAGCAGGTTCAGCTCGTACAGGGAGAGTTCGTCGAAGCCAACGACGTGGTAATCGATTTCGGTTCGGGGAAAACGTTTGAAAAGCCCGTTGTCGCTCTCAGCGTCGAAAACGACCAGCCGTACTTGACTACGCCGCAGCCGCTGATGACGCTGAGTATGGATACGCAGCAAAGCGCACCTCTCGCCGGCGGTAAACACCTTTTTGCGGGACGTACACTCTACCAAAGTCCTCAAAGCGGGTTCGTCATGCGCAGCTTCCTCCCCAAAGCGGTGAAAAAACTGGTTTCGCTCCCCGCCAAAGGCCCGATGATGAAAGGCTCCGATGCGCTTACGCTCAGTTTTACCAAAGGAGGCGAACGCGCCCAGGCACTCGTCATGGGAACGCCCGGAGAGATCGGCGAAGCGGTTCAGGTGAAGCTCGGAGAGATGATGATTCAGGCTTCGTACGGTTCGATCGAGCGTAAACTCCCCTTTGCCGTAGCGTTGCGCGATTTTCAGCTTGAGCGTTATCCGGGATCGATGTCCCCTTCCTCGTACGCCAGTGAAGTGACGGTGATCGACGAGGCAAACCAAAAAGAGTTCGACTTCCGTATTTACATGAACCATGTCCTGGATTATCAGGGATACCGCTTTTTCCAGTCCTCGTACGATCAGGACGAACTGGGAACCGTCCTCTCGGTCAACCGCGATCCGGGAACCCTTATTACCTACATCGGGTATCTGTTGCTCGCGATCGGCCTTTTTGGCGTATTGTTCGTCAAAACGGGCCGTTTCAACGCCCTGGGTGAAAAACTCAAATCGATCAACGCCCAAAAAACGGCGGCTTCGCTCCTGATTGCCCTGATGGCATTCGGATCGACCGATGCGGTCGCTTCGGACGAGTCCAACCCGGTCATCCAGACCGCCAAGGCTTTCGACAAAGCCCATGCCGACCAATTCGGCCGTCTCGTCGTGCAGGATGCCAGCGGACGGATGAAGCCGATGGACACGCTGACCCACGAAATCCTTGCCAAGCTGGGCCGCAGCGACACGTTTATGGGGCTCACCTCCAACCAGGTCGTTCTGGGGATGATGCTCCGTCCCGACGCATGGCGCGAGATCGCAATGATCCGTACGGGAGACAAGGAGATCAATAAGCTCATCGGACTTCCCGAAAATGCGAAAACGGCCGCTTTCTCGCAGTTTTTCGAATTCCCCGACGAAATCGCGGGTTACAAACTGGCCAAACTCGTCGACGAAGCCAACCGCAAGTCCCCCGGCAAACGGGACAAACTCGACAAGGCGCTGCTTCAGGTCGACGAGCGGGTGAACGTCGCCTACATGGTCTACACCGGCTCCCTCGTGCGGATGTGGCCCCGTCCGAACGATAAAAACCACAAATGGGACGCAACGATCGAAGCGCTCCAAACCCTGCAGCCCAAAGAGGGCGAAGTGGTGCGCCTCCTCGCCATCGGCTATTTCAGCTCCATCGACGCCGCGATCAAAAGCGGTGACTGGAAACAGGCCGATGAAGCACTCGCGCGCATCGACAAATACCAGCGTTTCGTCGGGGCGAGCGTCTATCCCGCCGACATGAAGCTCAAAGCCGAGATTTTCTACAACAAGGCGAACATCTTTGAACAGCTCTGGCCGTTGTATTTCGTCGTCGGGTTCCTCTTGCTGATCCTGTCGTTCGTCAAAATCCTCAAGCCGTCGTTTGCGATGGCATGGTTTACGAAGATGTCGTTCGGGCTGTTGGTGCTCTTTTTCGCCGCGCATACGGTGGGACTTGCGATCCGCTGGTACATTTCGGGTCACGCTCCATGGTCGAACGGGTACGAGTCGATGATCTACATCGGATGGGCTACGGTGCTCGCGGGATTCATTTTCTCGCGCCGTTCGGTGATGACGATGGCCGCGACGTCGATCCTGACGGGCCTGATCCTCTTCGTCGCCCATCTGAACTGGATGGATCCGCAGGTTACGAACCTCGTTCCGGTATTGCAGTCGTACTGGCTTTCGATCCACGTGTCGATGATTACGGCCAGTTACGGGTTCCTCGGTCTGGGAGCGCTGCTGGGGATGATTACCCTGCTGCTGTTCGTCTTTAAACGGGGCGAAAACGCCGGACGGCTCAACCTCGCGATCAAAGAGCTTAACGCCATCAACGAAATGAGCCTCATCATCGGTCTGGTCCTCCTGACCGTCGGAAACTTCCTCGGCGGCGTCTGGGCGAACGAGAGCTGGGGCCGCTACTGGGGCTGGGACCCAAAAGAGACATGGGCGCTCGTGACGATCCTCGTCTACGCCGTCGTCATCCACCTGCGCTTTATCAAAGGGGCGTACAGCGACTACGTCTTCAGCGTTGTCTCCCTGCTGGCGTTTACGTCGGTTCTGATGACCTATTTTGGGGTAAACTACTACCTCGCAGGGCTTCACTCGTACGCGAAAGGCGACCCTGTACCGGTTCCCGATTTCGTCCCCGTCACCTATGCCGTTATCGCGATCGTGATCGCAATGGCATACCCCAAACGCAAAACCGCGTAA
- a CDS encoding HDOD domain-containing protein: MKSSIVNSIKSLPPLPKTVIDMQRVCNDPDGSIHEMVKVVEQDPMIVANLLKAANSPLYSFRHEITNVGQAVSLFGMSMTRSIGLGNSVRKLLNVDMEPYGITSERFAEISSIQAALMHKWYAQIDRAKADKLFLASFLQETGKILIASDVIQEHMETSFRSDIDTAIDIAQVERNYVEETTATVTAAIFTHWNFDEEFVDMIRFSDAPEEAPEAVAEFAVALNIVKTIVPVNNPFGDHPLTQGLKKAETAGYDVSKLQEAVDAIREIELV; the protein is encoded by the coding sequence ATGAAAAGTTCGATTGTCAACAGTATTAAATCTCTGCCGCCGCTTCCGAAGACGGTCATCGACATGCAACGGGTTTGCAACGACCCCGACGGCTCGATACACGAGATGGTTAAAGTCGTCGAACAAGACCCTATGATCGTTGCCAACCTGCTCAAGGCCGCGAACTCTCCCCTTTACAGTTTTCGCCACGAGATCACGAACGTCGGACAGGCCGTCTCGCTGTTCGGGATGAGCATGACCCGCTCGATCGGTCTGGGGAATTCGGTCCGTAAACTGCTCAACGTCGATATGGAGCCCTACGGTATCACGTCGGAGCGGTTTGCGGAAATCTCTTCGATCCAGGCGGCATTGATGCACAAATGGTACGCCCAGATCGACCGTGCCAAGGCCGACAAGCTCTTTCTCGCCTCGTTCTTGCAGGAAACGGGGAAAATTCTCATTGCCAGCGACGTGATCCAAGAACACATGGAAACGAGCTTCCGCTCCGACATCGATACGGCGATCGATATCGCGCAGGTCGAACGCAACTACGTCGAGGAGACTACCGCGACCGTAACCGCGGCAATATTCACCCACTGGAATTTCGACGAGGAGTTCGTCGACATGATCCGTTTCTCCGATGCGCCCGAAGAAGCGCCCGAAGCGGTGGCCGAATTCGCCGTCGCCCTCAACATCGTCAAAACGATCGTCCCGGTCAACAACCCCTTCGGAGACCACCCGCTCACCCAGGGGCTTAAAAAAGCCGAAACGGCGGGGTACGACGTCTCAAAACTGCAAGAAGCCGTCGACGCGATCCGTGAAATCGAATTGGTATAA
- the polA gene encoding DNA polymerase I: MGQPTVTIIDTFGFFFRSFYALPPLSNRHGFPTGLLTGFVNFIASLHKDHGSDYLIFALDAPGPSFRAEIDPQYKANRSPAPEELKKQLPVAIEWIEKMGYKSLSRIGFEADDMIASVVAQARAKGYLVRIVSHDKDLYQLIEDDVVVLVDAISKKVLNERHCDEKYGVHPTQFIDYQSLIGDSADNVPGVKGIGKVTAQKLLAQFGSLEEIYARLDEVAPPRIRGLLETYRDDAFRSRELVRLSADALEPLDFGQFAMHFENPFLPIYDDLVHYEMNAVLRSLKAKALFEESQNGSVPEPVRSVAPTFPKCDHPEGCAVLIDTDETLFSTIESIPNDAVVAFDTETTGLDPRTDRLVGFSFSWDGKNGYYVPMAHSYLGVGPQVSREAAKKAILALFDRRIIGHNIKFDLHFVTRFLECERLPILADTMVMAWLCDPARSLSMDNLSASLLHHEMIHFKDTVKKGENFASVEIESACRYAAEDAYITYRLYDVLRDQLFQRGGQKALDEAYDVEFPFTLTLLSMEKEGIAVDSAVLEAFKKEVAAEIATLTERIHAEAGSVFNLNSTKQLGTVLFETLGLPSGKKTKTGYSTDEQVLEGLRHEHPVIPLLLQYREYHKLYSTYIEPLIALAQNDPDSRIYTSFIQTGTATGRLSSKNPNLQNIPAKTALGLRIREAFVAGGGRVLIGIDYSQIELRLLAHFSEDSVLVDAFNHGRDIHMQTAIALFGEAEAPSKRHIAKTVNFGLLYGMGQKKLSDTLGISTKEAKTIIERYFETFPSVKGYFAGVVEQAKAAGYVETLLGRRRYFDFAAATPMLKAAYERESVNTVFQGSAADLIKLSMNKIDAMIREEGMKASMLLQIHDELIFEADENEAEGYARRFVEAMETVAQLRIPLKTSMHIGRHWGELK, translated from the coding sequence ATGGGACAGCCGACCGTTACGATTATCGATACTTTCGGATTTTTTTTCCGCAGTTTCTACGCACTTCCCCCCCTTTCGAACCGACACGGCTTCCCTACGGGGCTTTTGACCGGGTTTGTCAATTTTATCGCCTCGCTGCACAAAGACCACGGCAGCGATTACCTGATTTTCGCCCTCGACGCTCCGGGGCCCAGTTTCCGGGCCGAGATAGATCCGCAGTACAAGGCCAACCGCTCTCCTGCACCCGAGGAGCTGAAAAAACAGCTCCCCGTCGCGATCGAGTGGATCGAAAAGATGGGATACAAGTCTCTTTCGCGCATCGGGTTCGAAGCCGACGACATGATCGCTTCCGTCGTGGCCCAGGCACGGGCCAAAGGGTATCTGGTCCGTATTGTTTCGCATGACAAAGACCTCTATCAGCTTATCGAGGACGACGTCGTCGTCCTCGTCGACGCGATCTCGAAAAAAGTGCTCAACGAGCGCCACTGCGACGAAAAATACGGCGTCCATCCGACCCAGTTTATCGATTACCAGTCCCTGATCGGCGACAGTGCCGACAATGTTCCCGGCGTCAAGGGGATCGGAAAAGTGACCGCCCAGAAGCTGCTGGCGCAGTTTGGCAGCCTGGAGGAAATCTATGCGCGTCTGGACGAAGTGGCGCCGCCGCGGATACGCGGACTGCTCGAAACGTACCGCGACGACGCGTTCCGTTCACGGGAACTGGTCCGTCTGAGCGCCGATGCGCTCGAACCGCTCGATTTCGGGCAGTTCGCGATGCATTTCGAGAATCCGTTTCTCCCGATTTACGATGATCTCGTCCATTACGAGATGAACGCGGTATTGCGCAGCCTCAAGGCCAAAGCACTTTTCGAAGAGTCCCAAAACGGTTCCGTACCCGAACCGGTGCGCTCCGTTGCCCCGACATTTCCGAAATGCGATCATCCCGAAGGGTGTGCCGTACTGATCGACACCGATGAAACGCTCTTTTCTACGATTGAATCGATCCCGAACGACGCCGTGGTCGCATTCGACACCGAGACGACGGGGCTCGATCCCCGAACCGACCGGCTGGTGGGGTTCAGTTTCAGCTGGGACGGCAAAAACGGCTATTACGTGCCGATGGCCCACAGTTATCTCGGGGTCGGACCGCAGGTGAGCCGCGAAGCGGCGAAAAAGGCAATTCTCGCACTGTTCGATCGCAGAATTATCGGGCACAACATCAAATTCGATCTCCACTTCGTCACCCGTTTCCTGGAGTGCGAACGGCTTCCGATTCTGGCCGACACGATGGTGATGGCATGGCTCTGCGACCCCGCGCGTTCGCTCTCCATGGACAATCTTTCCGCATCGCTGCTGCATCACGAAATGATCCATTTCAAGGACACCGTCAAAAAAGGGGAGAATTTCGCATCGGTCGAGATTGAGTCCGCATGCCGCTACGCCGCGGAGGATGCCTACATCACCTACCGCCTTTACGACGTCCTGCGGGACCAGCTGTTTCAGCGGGGCGGACAAAAAGCGCTGGATGAAGCCTACGATGTGGAATTCCCCTTCACCCTGACGTTACTATCGATGGAAAAAGAGGGGATTGCGGTCGATTCGGCGGTCCTGGAGGCATTTAAAAAAGAGGTTGCCGCCGAGATCGCGACGCTGACGGAGCGGATACACGCCGAAGCGGGGAGCGTTTTCAACCTCAATTCGACCAAACAGCTGGGAACGGTGTTGTTCGAAACGCTGGGGCTGCCGTCGGGTAAAAAGACGAAAACGGGCTACAGTACCGACGAACAGGTGCTCGAGGGGCTTCGCCACGAACATCCGGTGATTCCGCTGCTGTTGCAGTACCGCGAATATCACAAGCTCTATTCGACCTACATCGAGCCGCTGATCGCGCTGGCGCAAAACGATCCCGATTCGCGCATCTACACTTCGTTCATCCAGACGGGGACGGCAACGGGGCGTCTGAGCTCGAAAAACCCGAACCTTCAGAATATACCCGCCAAAACGGCCCTCGGTCTGCGGATACGCGAAGCGTTTGTCGCAGGCGGGGGGAGGGTGCTGATCGGCATCGACTACTCGCAGATCGAATTGCGGCTCTTGGCCCATTTCAGCGAAGACAGCGTCCTCGTCGATGCGTTCAATCACGGGCGCGACATCCATATGCAAACGGCGATTGCGCTGTTCGGGGAAGCCGAAGCCCCCTCCAAGCGCCACATCGCCAAAACGGTTAATTTCGGCCTTTTGTACGGCATGGGGCAAAAGAAACTTTCCGATACGCTTGGAATCAGCACCAAAGAGGCCAAAACGATCATCGAACGTTATTTCGAAACGTTCCCCAGCGTCAAAGGGTATTTTGCCGGGGTTGTGGAACAGGCCAAAGCGGCGGGTTACGTCGAAACCCTGCTGGGACGCCGCCGCTATTTCGATTTTGCCGCGGCCACCCCGATGCTCAAAGCCGCCTACGAACGGGAGTCGGTCAACACCGTATTTCAGGGGTCGGCAGCCGATCTGATCAAGCTCTCGATGAACAAAATCGACGCGATGATCCGCGAAGAGGGGATGAAAGCCTCGATGCTCCTTCAGATCCACGACGAACTGATTTTCGAAGCGGACGAAAACGAGGCGGAAGGGTATGCCCGCCGTTTCGTGGAGGCGATGGAGACGGTTGCGCAACTGCGGATCCCCCTCAAAACCTCGATGCACATCGGCAGACACTGGGGCGAACTGAAATAA
- a CDS encoding ShlB/FhaC/HecB family hemolysin secretion/activation protein, whose protein sequence is MINKILSFFLIFMFGVLTGHAATDTMVPFLKEEQRKLYQKLENVDTAIPSSEGIVPEVNVSEEKNDTVCFITRTINVKNATLIRKEEFEAITKEYISRCNGIRALNSLADAFTKLYIDKGYVTSRVYLPTQNIAEGKIEMNAVEGKVGRILSDSKRTSGAFIGLADAVLHLGDLESALEQVNRLRSGETRMRLVPGERVGSSDIVLNTRETAPLFGSLGLNNFGSEETGKYQISGGVVWENFFGFSDILEIALNTTDKQQTGRKTFGNSYTYGIPLGKWLWEAGLSRFTYSQTIRGLNDSYISHGESEVYSLDTTYKLFHTRTKNVELSGSLAQKKTLSMIEGAVIDSSTYNLTVGKIGGKFVYRNPSLESYLLLDYYHGLNPFHPTTDGALKHDFSKWTLAVGSTKYFSYSLPVTYRFSAFAQYSNDLLYSVEQISIGGAYSVRGFQNRNISGNSGWYARNDFAFQLSKYIAPYCAYDLGRIRSGEDTSGGMLTSATLGLRGQYRSLNIDLYHAIPLTAPDATFDVEPFIGISASVNF, encoded by the coding sequence TTGATTAATAAAATATTGTCATTTTTTTTGATATTTATGTTTGGCGTTTTGACCGGACATGCAGCCACTGATACGATGGTTCCGTTTTTGAAAGAGGAACAGCGCAAACTCTATCAGAAGCTTGAAAATGTAGATACCGCTATACCTTCGTCAGAAGGTATTGTCCCCGAAGTCAATGTATCCGAAGAAAAAAACGATACGGTATGTTTCATAACACGTACCATCAACGTGAAGAATGCTACATTGATTCGAAAAGAAGAGTTTGAAGCAATCACAAAAGAGTATATCAGCCGATGTAACGGTATTCGTGCGCTCAATTCATTAGCCGATGCGTTTACAAAACTTTACATAGATAAAGGATATGTCACCTCACGAGTCTATCTTCCTACGCAGAATATCGCAGAAGGTAAGATTGAAATGAATGCGGTTGAAGGGAAGGTAGGCCGAATCCTTTCCGACAGCAAAAGAACGAGCGGAGCATTTATTGGTCTGGCAGATGCAGTGTTGCATCTCGGAGATCTTGAAAGTGCATTGGAACAGGTGAATCGGTTGCGATCCGGCGAGACACGGATGCGCTTGGTGCCTGGTGAGAGAGTCGGAAGCAGCGATATCGTTTTGAATACCCGTGAAACCGCTCCTTTATTCGGCTCATTGGGACTAAATAATTTTGGTTCGGAAGAAACGGGAAAATATCAAATTTCGGGCGGGGTAGTATGGGAAAATTTTTTCGGTTTCAGCGATATTCTTGAAATTGCGCTTAATACGACTGATAAACAACAAACCGGACGCAAAACTTTTGGAAATTCATACACCTATGGTATCCCTTTAGGAAAATGGCTTTGGGAAGCGGGATTATCCCGTTTTACCTATTCCCAGACGATCAGGGGCTTGAATGATTCATATATCTCTCATGGAGAAAGTGAAGTTTATTCTCTCGACACAACTTATAAACTTTTTCATACCCGTACCAAGAATGTTGAGCTGTCCGGATCTCTGGCCCAAAAGAAGACACTCAGTATGATCGAAGGGGCGGTGATCGATTCGTCAACTTACAATTTAACAGTCGGTAAAATCGGTGGAAAATTCGTTTATCGCAATCCGTCTTTGGAATCGTATCTCCTGTTGGATTATTACCACGGCTTGAATCCGTTTCATCCGACAACCGACGGTGCGCTTAAACATGATTTCTCAAAATGGACGCTGGCTGTTGGGAGTACCAAATATTTTTCTTATTCCCTTCCCGTGACATATCGATTTTCTGCCTTTGCCCAGTATAGCAATGATCTGCTTTATAGCGTTGAGCAGATAAGTATCGGGGGAGCGTACAGCGTTCGGGGATTTCAGAATCGCAACATCAGCGGTAACAGCGGATGGTATGCCCGTAATGATTTTGCATTTCAACTTTCAAAATATATCGCTCCTTATTGCGCGTACGATCTCGGTCGGATACGTTCAGGTGAAGATACTTCAGGCGGGATGCTTACAAGCGCTACCTTGGGGCTTCGTGGACAGTATCGTTCTTTGAATATCGATCTTTATCATGCGATTCCTCTTACCGCCCCGGATGCAACATTTGACGTAGAACCGTTTATCGGGATAAGCGCTTCGGTCAATTTTTAG
- the gdhA gene encoding NADP-specific glutamate dehydrogenase: MVEQILANLKQSNVNTDNTFLQAVGEVLSSLEPIVQSDPRYERYAILERLVTPDRVIQFKVQWVDDQSRVHINNGYRIQFNNSLGPYKGGLRFHPSVDTGILKFLAFEQIFKNSLTGLPIGGAKGGSDFDPKGKSDFEIMKFCRAFMRELYQYIGARVDVPAGDIGVGAREIGYLYGEYKRITRNYDGVLSGKPYEFGGSLMRPQATGYGVVYFAAEMLSQELQETLEGKTCCVSGAGNVALHTIEKLQQMGALVVTCSDSEGTVFDPRGIDLCVVRELKSNGSRASLEGYAARVPGSVYTAKADYPEGGHAAWHYPCFAAFPCATQNELGRIDAAKLIENGCVAVVEGANMPTTPDAIELFQREGVLFSPGKASNAGGVAVSEFEMSQNASMEKWDYDKVDRKLQELMAQIYKRVSLTAKEYGCERNFVDGANIAAFKRVAEAMILEGV; encoded by the coding sequence ATGGTCGAACAAATTCTCGCGAATCTGAAACAGTCGAACGTCAATACCGACAATACGTTTTTGCAGGCGGTCGGCGAAGTGCTCTCGTCGCTCGAACCGATCGTCCAAAGCGATCCGCGCTATGAACGCTACGCAATTTTGGAACGTCTCGTGACCCCCGACCGGGTGATCCAGTTCAAAGTTCAGTGGGTAGACGACCAAAGCCGCGTCCACATCAACAACGGCTACCGGATCCAGTTCAACAATTCGCTGGGACCGTACAAGGGCGGATTGCGATTCCACCCCAGCGTCGATACGGGGATCTTGAAATTCCTGGCTTTCGAACAGATTTTCAAAAACTCCCTGACCGGGCTCCCTATCGGCGGGGCGAAGGGGGGCAGTGATTTCGATCCGAAAGGGAAAAGCGACTTCGAGATTATGAAGTTTTGCCGTGCTTTCATGCGCGAGCTTTACCAGTACATCGGTGCGCGGGTGGATGTTCCCGCAGGCGACATCGGGGTCGGAGCCCGTGAAATCGGCTACCTCTACGGTGAATACAAACGGATCACCCGCAACTACGACGGGGTCCTCAGCGGCAAACCCTACGAATTCGGAGGATCGCTCATGCGTCCGCAGGCGACCGGGTACGGGGTCGTCTATTTCGCCGCCGAGATGCTTTCGCAGGAACTTCAGGAGACGCTGGAGGGGAAAACGTGCTGCGTCAGCGGGGCGGGGAACGTGGCGCTCCACACGATCGAAAAGCTTCAGCAGATGGGGGCTCTGGTCGTCACCTGCAGCGACAGTGAGGGGACGGTCTTTGATCCCAGGGGGATCGACCTGTGCGTCGTACGCGAGCTGAAGAGCAACGGCTCCCGTGCGTCGCTGGAGGGGTACGCGGCGCGTGTTCCGGGCTCGGTCTATACCGCCAAAGCCGATTATCCCGAAGGGGGGCATGCGGCATGGCACTATCCCTGTTTCGCGGCGTTCCCGTGCGCAACGCAAAACGAGCTCGGCCGGATCGACGCCGCCAAACTGATCGAAAACGGCTGCGTTGCCGTGGTTGAAGGGGCGAACATGCCGACCACACCCGACGCCATCGAGCTGTTTCAGCGCGAAGGAGTCCTCTTCTCCCCGGGCAAAGCCTCCAATGCCGGAGGGGTCGCGGTGAGCGAATTCGAAATGAGCCAGAACGCGTCGATGGAGAAATGGGATTACGACAAGGTCGATCGCAAGCTGCAGGAACTCATGGCACAGATCTACAAACGGGTTTCGCTGACGGCCAAAGAGTACGGATGCGAGCGCAACTTTGTCGACGGGGCCAACATCGCGGCGTTTAAACGGGTTGCGGAAGCGATGATTCTCGAAGGCGTGTAA